The Armatimonadota bacterium genome segment CACCAAGTTCGCCCTGATCCTGAAGAACGTGGATCTTTGCTGAGTTAATCAAAGCACCAAGCAATAGGGCGGAAAACACTGCTTCACCTCCAACTTCTATCTCGTATTCAAGAATAGAGACGCTTCACACATCGAATTGGTGTTGAAATCGCGATCAGAATTGCACCCTCGGTTGCCTTTGCTTTGACGGTCGGCGTGATGATCGGGTTCGTGGTCATGATGGCGCTGGACAATTTGGTGGGGTAGGGTGTTCGGGTTTGTTCGGGTTTCTTCGGGTTTGACCCTTGACCCTTGACCCTACTCCCCCGCTGGTATCCTCATTCAACCCGATATGAGCTTCAACCAACGCACTCACCTCTGTGGCGAGATACGGCCTGAGCAGGTCGATCAGCAGATCACCCTCAACGGCTGGGCGCATAAGGTCCGCGACCTCGGCGGGCTGCTGTTCGTCGACCTGCGCGACCGGACAGGCCTGGTGCAGCTCATGTTCGACCCCGACACATTCCAGGGCGAGTTCGACATCCGCAGCGAGACCTGTCTCAGCGTTGTCGGCATCGTTCGAATGCGCGACGAGAAGAATCGGAACCCGAATATTTCGACCGGCGACGTCGAAGTCGTGATCAGCTCGTACAACGTCCTGAGTGCTTGCAAAACCCTCCCGTTCCCCGTCAGCGATGAAGATGAGATGGCGAAGGTCAACGAGGAGCTGCGCGTCAAGCACCGCTACCTCGACCTCCGGCGCCCTGCAATGCGTAGAAAGCTCGCAATCCGCGCAGCGGCGATCCGAAGGATTCGCAACTACCTGGACGAGCGCGATTTCCTAGACGTTGAGACGCCGATCTTCACGCGATCCACACCTGAAGGCGCGCGCGATTACTTGGTGCCGTACCGACTCGAGCCCGGCAAGTTCTACGCGCTGCCGCAGAGCCCGCAACAGTACAAGCAGCTGCTAATGGTCGCGGGAATCGAGCGGTACTACCAGATCGCAAAGTGCTTCCGCGACGAGGCGCAGCGCGCTGACCGCCAACCCGAGTTCACGCAGCTCGACATCGAAATGTCGTTCGTCCAGCAGGAAGAGATCCTGGAATTGATGGAAGGCCTGACGGTCTCGGTCGTGAACGAACTGATCGACGAGTTCGGACTGGAAAAAGAAAAGCTGAGCAAGTTTGAGCGGCTGACGTACGACGAGTCGATGGATCGATTTGGCACGGACAAGCCGGACTTGCGGTTCGGGCTCGAGCTTTTCGAGGTCACGTCGATCGTTGAGGAGTGCGGCTTTGGCGTGTTCAGCAAGTGCGTGCAGGGCGGCGGGCGCGTACGCGGGATTCGCTACCCATCGGGAGGCTCGCTGTCGCGCAAGGAGGTTGGCGTCTTGGAGGAGTTCTGCAAGGGGTACGGCGCTAAAGGCATGGCGTCGATCTACGTGCAAGGCGAATCTGGCGATGGCACCGTCGAGATTGACGGGCTCCACTTGCGCGGGAGTATCGTCAAGTTCTTCTCGCCCGAGGAGCTTGCCGCGATCGTCAAGACGGCGAGCGCTGAGGCAGGCGATCTACTGTGCTTCATCGCGGACTCTTGGAAGACTGGCTGCGAGGTATTGGGCCGGCTGAGAAACGAGATCGGAGACCGCTGCGATTTGCGAGACAAGAGGAATCTCTGCTTTGTGTTCGTGACCGACTTCCCTCTCGTCGATTGGAACGAAGATGAGAAACGTTGGGATCCGACGCACCATCCGTTCACTTCCCCGAAGACCGAGGACCTGATCTACATCGACACCGACCCTGGCAAGATGCGCGCTGAGTGCTATGACGTAGTGTGCAACGGCGTCGAGTGGGCGTCGGGCTCGATCAGAATCCACCAGCCGGACATTCAGCGGCGAATCTTCTCGCTGATCGGCATCGGTGAGAAGGAGCAGAAGGAGCGGTTCGGGCACATCATCGAGGCGTTCGAGTTCGGCGCGCCGCCGCACGGCGGGATCGCCCCCGGCATCGACCGACTGATCATGTTTCTGACCGACGACGAGAACATCCGCGAAGTGATCGCGTTCCCAAAACTAGGCGGCGGATACGACCCGATGATGGACGCGCCTTCGACCATCGAGCCGGAGCAGTGGGCTGAGATGGGGCTGAAGCTGGTCGAGCGCGAGAGTTCGGATTAGTTCGGGTTTGTTCGGGTTAGTTCGGTTTGGGAGTGCGCGGTCCTTCGTCAGGCTCAGAAGACCGCGCTTTGCGTTGCGTTGGCTTGACGACGCGTTTTCTCGGGACCGGTAGTTACGGATGGCGTCGCTCCGTGGTCGCCAAAGAGCGAAGGGTAACGCTCTTCAGGTGCGAGGTACGGGGTACAAGGTTCAGGGATTCGGACGGATCGCACCTCGCACCTCGCACCTCGAACCTCGCACCTCGCACCTTGAGCCTCCCTCCTGCCACCAACCGACAACAACCCTCGTATACTGCGCAACGAAAGGTGAATCTCTCCGACAGACTCGTAGAAGCCCGGTTCACAAAGCGGGCAGACGGAAGATGGGAGTACTCGGCTCTTCCGTTCTTGCGCTGTCGCATTCTCGCAGAGGCGCAGAAGGCGGCCATCGAGCACAACTTGAAGTTGGCCAGCCCAGGGCTGCACTTGTTCGTAGCTTCGCTTTTCTTCAAATGGGCCGTAATCTTTCCTGTTATCCTGATTCTTACCTCAGCCGCAAGAGCCGGACGAGACTCTCCGGAACTGACAGTCGCGCTCATTGCGATACCATTTCTCCCTTCGGTGCTCGCTCTGTTCTATATTGCTTATTGCCTGGTTCGCATGACTAAGTCAAGATCTTTCGTGAAAGTCGAGATTCGAAATGCAGAAAAAGGTCGACGGATCGGTTACTTGGAAGGCACGAGGCGAACTGGCCGCGCACTCGGCCCGGTGTACACGGTCTTGATCATCATTGCATGGGTGTCAGCGCTCACTTTCAGTGCCATTTTCGCGTCTATCGAAGATCTTTTCCCTGGAGGTTTCTACACGCTGGCAATCGCCTCCGCAGTGCTCTTGCCGCTATTCTGGTCAGAGCTGAAATCCGGAGAGCCACGCTCCTCCAAAGACTGAAGACTCCTGATCGAGCGAAGGCAGAAAACGCCGCCTCCATCCGACACCAGCCCGCGTATACTGAATAACGAAAGGTGAAACTCTCTGACAGACTCGTAGAAGCCCGGTTCACAAAGCGGGCCGACGGAAGATGGGACTACGCTCCGATGCCGTTCTGCCGTCATCGGCTTTTGAGCGACGAAGACAAGACCGCGTTCAGCGGTTACTTGAAGCTCGTTGGGCCAGGATTAGTCGCCTGGGTAGCCGGACACCTTATCGTTCTCGGCACTCTTCCCATTGCCGCCGCAATCGTCGCGATGGGAATAATGTCCGGTTCCATGAGCGATGAGGTCCAGCGCGTCATCCTCTGGGTCGGCATCCTCCCCGTCCTGATCTCAGGAATCTACTTCATTTTCTGCCTAATAAAATTGGTAGCCAAGCGACCTTCAAAACGAGTGTCGATTCTGCGCGCGGAGAAAGGAACTCGCGTCGGCTATATTGAGAGCCTTACCACCACCGGAAAGGCTCTCGGCAGGGGCTACACGCTCCTGATCATTGCCGCATGCGCGTCTGGGCTCATCTTCGTAGGCATGTGGGGCTTCATGACTAGCTCGATCCTCGAAGAGCTAATCGTCCCGGTCATCGTAATCGCCGCGCTCCTGCCGCTGTTCCGGTCGGGGCTGAAATCCATAAACCCATGCTCCTCCCAAGACTGACGAGTCCAGATCGAACGAAAACAGAGAATGCCCCCTCCATCCACGTCGAACTCTCCGCTGGAGAGTTCTTTGGCGGACCCTCTCCCCCGGCCATGGGGACTTGACGGCATCGATGGGTCCGCAGGTCGGGGGAGGGATTTTCGGAGCGCGGACTCTTAGTCCGCATCCCGGCCTTTGGACTCTCAGTCCGAAGCCGCAGTGCTGGCTCGATCGGACGAGAACAGGGCCAGAATCTCGGAGCTTGGCACGCACAGCTTGCGCACCATTTGCAGGTCGCCGCGCGTCTGTCCCTCTTTCGGAGTGTGGTAGTACACCGAAGTCGTCGCCTTGACGATCCCGACCACCTGTCCGCGTTCGTTGACCACCGGCCCGCCGCTCGATCCTGCTGCCGAGTCCGCCGTGATTTCCAGAATCGGCCTCCGTCCGCTGTTCGAGTAGCGCGCGACCACGCCCCGAGTCATGTAGTAGTAGGCGCCGTTCGGGTGGCTGAGCACGAACACGTCGGAGCCCGGTCGCGCCGTAGTCGCAATCGGAAGATAGTTGTAACCGCCGCCCTTCACGCGGATAACGGCGACGTCGTGCCGCTTGCTGGCAGCCACGACCTCGAGTATTGGATGCATGATGCCATCGCTCGTCATGACCGCGAACGCCGAAGCGTCCTCGTGGTCCAGCACGTGGTAGCTCGTTACTGCGAGGCCGTTGGCGGAGATCATGAACCCGGACGCAGACGTGTGGTGGTGCTTCCCGCACTGGTCGCACTCCTTGTAGGACGCGACGACGAGCGTCGCCCTCTTGACCGCTGCGTACAGGTCGTCGCCAGGTCCGCAAAGATCGAACGACTCTGGCAGCTTGATCTTCGCTGTCGCCCGGCTGAGTTGCTGAACAAGCACAGCGCCGCTCAGAAGGTCGCCTGCCGCGATCTCATCTTGAAGCGCCGACTCGAGGGTTCTGCGAATTTGTCTGTCGTTGATCTGCTCCTGGGCTAATGAGAGGGCTGGCAGGGCGGTCAGCAAGATGATTAAAGCGGGGGTGAAGCGGCTGTTCATGCGTTTCATAACTCTCCGTCCGGGCTCCTCGTTCCGTGAGTTCGATTTATAGGATACCAAACCGCCTCGCTCACCTGGATTGAGCCATCGATTTCAGCCCTGGCCACACCGTACTTCGGACCAAAACCACGGCAAAACAGGCGGAAAACCTGTGTAATAAAAATTCCCTTGACATACAACATGTAGTGGTGTAACATGAGCCCAGATCAATATGTTGAGGTTTGAA includes the following:
- the aspS gene encoding aspartate--tRNA ligase, with amino-acid sequence MSFNQRTHLCGEIRPEQVDQQITLNGWAHKVRDLGGLLFVDLRDRTGLVQLMFDPDTFQGEFDIRSETCLSVVGIVRMRDEKNRNPNISTGDVEVVISSYNVLSACKTLPFPVSDEDEMAKVNEELRVKHRYLDLRRPAMRRKLAIRAAAIRRIRNYLDERDFLDVETPIFTRSTPEGARDYLVPYRLEPGKFYALPQSPQQYKQLLMVAGIERYYQIAKCFRDEAQRADRQPEFTQLDIEMSFVQQEEILELMEGLTVSVVNELIDEFGLEKEKLSKFERLTYDESMDRFGTDKPDLRFGLELFEVTSIVEECGFGVFSKCVQGGGRVRGIRYPSGGSLSRKEVGVLEEFCKGYGAKGMASIYVQGESGDGTVEIDGLHLRGSIVKFFSPEELAAIVKTASAEAGDLLCFIADSWKTGCEVLGRLRNEIGDRCDLRDKRNLCFVFVTDFPLVDWNEDEKRWDPTHHPFTSPKTEDLIYIDTDPGKMRAECYDVVCNGVEWASGSIRIHQPDIQRRIFSLIGIGEKEQKERFGHIIEAFEFGAPPHGGIAPGIDRLIMFLTDDENIREVIAFPKLGGGYDPMMDAPSTIEPEQWAEMGLKLVERESSD
- a CDS encoding trypsin-like peptidase domain-containing protein gives rise to the protein MNSRFTPALIILLTALPALSLAQEQINDRQIRRTLESALQDEIAAGDLLSGAVLVQQLSRATAKIKLPESFDLCGPGDDLYAAVKRATLVVASYKECDQCGKHHHTSASGFMISANGLAVTSYHVLDHEDASAFAVMTSDGIMHPILEVVAASKRHDVAVIRVKGGGYNYLPIATTARPGSDVFVLSHPNGAYYYMTRGVVARYSNSGRRPILEITADSAAGSSGGPVVNERGQVVGIVKATTSVYYHTPKEGQTRGDLQMVRKLCVPSSEILALFSSDRASTAASD